One stretch of Lachnospiraceae bacterium oral taxon 096 DNA includes these proteins:
- a CDS encoding glycosyltransferase family 4 protein, with the protein MKILVVSENFYPDTFAINDIVRILGERGHEVTVLTGLPDYTTSYIPEEYKHGKNREQVYHGAKVYRVPTIARRHGPIWRSLNYLSFVFSGNRAAKKIDFGEFDIIYVWEVSPVTMALPAIALKKKYKKPLFLYCMDIWPECVKAMGFKEGTFFYSKIKNLSAHIYQQCDHIAVSSKPFFDYLEKVDGCSRKKMSYLPQFASSDMLEKNFEKKPNGHFDFLYIGNIGKVQDIPCLVAAMAKLKDRKDVTFHIVGGGSEYEHAMAMVKEAGAENIVKFYGPKPFKEAMTYYKIADACMLTLDGKNRIGDTLPGKLQTYMAAGKPVIGAINGAGNEVIKESRCGLSVRAGDSDGLANAFLEYIAHQQKYANCGEAARKYFRENFTQEKHFETLEARLKEMINQ; encoded by the coding sequence ATGAAAATTCTTGTTGTTTCTGAAAACTTTTATCCAGACACATTTGCAATTAACGATATTGTGCGAATTCTTGGTGAGCGTGGTCATGAGGTGACTGTGCTCACAGGTTTGCCAGATTATACGACATCCTATATTCCTGAAGAATACAAGCATGGAAAGAATCGAGAACAAGTTTATCATGGTGCTAAGGTTTATCGTGTGCCAACGATTGCAAGAAGACATGGACCAATTTGGAGAAGTTTAAATTATCTTTCTTTTGTGTTTAGTGGAAATCGGGCGGCGAAGAAAATTGATTTTGGAGAATTTGATATTATTTATGTCTGGGAGGTTTCGCCGGTGACCATGGCCCTTCCTGCGATTGCACTGAAGAAGAAGTATAAAAAGCCATTGTTTTTGTATTGCATGGACATTTGGCCAGAGTGTGTAAAGGCGATGGGATTTAAGGAGGGCACTTTCTTCTATTCCAAGATAAAAAATTTGAGTGCTCATATCTATCAGCAATGCGATCATATTGCTGTGTCGTCAAAGCCATTTTTTGATTATCTCGAAAAGGTGGATGGATGTTCTCGAAAGAAGATGAGTTATCTTCCACAGTTTGCCTCATCGGATATGTTGGAGAAAAATTTTGAGAAAAAACCCAATGGTCACTTTGACTTTTTGTATATTGGAAATATTGGAAAAGTTCAAGATATTCCATGTTTGGTGGCAGCAATGGCCAAATTAAAGGATCGGAAAGATGTCACCTTCCACATTGTAGGTGGTGGTTCAGAGTATGAGCATGCGATGGCGATGGTCAAGGAAGCGGGGGCAGAAAATATCGTCAAATTCTATGGACCAAAGCCATTTAAGGAAGCGATGACCTATTATAAGATTGCTGATGCTTGTATGCTGACTTTAGATGGAAAAAATCGGATTGGTGATACTTTGCCAGGAAAGTTACAGACCTATATGGCAGCCGGAAAACCTGTCATTGGAGCAATTAACGGTGCTGGAAATGAGGTAATTAAGGAAAGTCGCTGTGGATTAAGTGTTCGTGCAGGGGATAGCGATGGGCTTGCCAATGCTTTCTTAGAATATATTGCCCATCAGCAGAAGTATGCAAATTGTGGCGAAGCGGCAAGAAAGTATTTTCGAGAGAATTTTACGCAGGAAAAACATTTTGAAACTTTAGAAGCACGCTTAAAGGAGATGATCAATCAATGA
- the tagD gene encoding glycerol-3-phosphate cytidylyltransferase, whose protein sequence is MKRVITYGTFDLLHYGHINLLRRAKSYGDYLIVVLSSDEFNWNEKRKKTYFTYEQRKQLLEAVRYVDLVIPETRWEQKRSDMHEYHVDTFVMGDDWKGKFDFLKEEGVEVVYLERTPEISSSQIKRDLYDANAVDGESKLEHGDINTDPKN, encoded by the coding sequence ATGAAGAGAGTGATAACTTACGGAACATTTGACTTATTACATTATGGACACATCAATTTGCTGCGCCGTGCAAAATCCTATGGTGACTACTTAATTGTTGTGCTTTCATCAGATGAGTTTAATTGGAATGAAAAGCGCAAGAAGACTTATTTTACCTATGAGCAGAGAAAGCAGTTGTTAGAGGCTGTTCGCTATGTGGATTTGGTTATTCCAGAGACAAGGTGGGAACAAAAACGCAGTGATATGCATGAGTATCATGTGGACACCTTTGTGATGGGAGATGATTGGAAGGGCAAGTTTGATTTCTTGAAGGAAGAGGGCGTTGAGGTTGTCTATTTAGAGAGGACACCAGAAATTAGTTCTTCTCAGATTAAGAGGGATCTCTATGATGCCAATGCTGTAGATGGTGAGTCAAAGTTAGAGCACGGGGACATCAATACTGATCCAAAGAATTAA
- a CDS encoding oligosaccharide flippase family protein, protein MNSKIIKNYLYNLSYQILVLLAPLITTPYISRTLGASGIGIYSYAYSIEAYFAIFAALGMQVYGQLKIASVRNNKGKLTALFYQIILAKFLTASIAVISYLAYVFFVAKENKVVAFALTMNVAATFLDISWFLQALEEFKKTVIRNYVIKLTSLALIFIFVKKESDVLKYTLILQGSMVLGNLSLWFGLKKYLVPVKVLKWGTFEHLRNSLVYFVPTLATTLYAYFDKTMIGLITHSSVQNGYYEQAYKLENISITVVSSLSVVIMPRIAYLFSSNNNSEIQKILKKSSSVMMMISVPICMGIIAVSETLVPWFLGEKFIPATPILKLFATLVVIDSIKDFYGTQILIPMKKQKFYNVIMITGVLMNLVLNYVFIIRYQALGACIASIISEIFIAVVFAVKCKSVLHFKEILGSFLKYILAGVLMGLLVYQFNKMHMRGALRIASQVISGGISYVVLLMIFRDQVILEFINKFRGRMLGRREL, encoded by the coding sequence ATGAACTCTAAGATTATCAAGAATTATTTATACAATCTTTCCTATCAAATTCTTGTTTTATTGGCACCGCTAATTACCACACCTTATATTTCTAGAACTTTAGGGGCAAGTGGTATTGGTATTTATAGCTATGCCTATTCGATTGAAGCCTATTTTGCAATATTTGCAGCGTTGGGTATGCAGGTATATGGGCAGTTAAAAATTGCTTCAGTGAGAAACAACAAAGGAAAGTTAACGGCCCTGTTTTATCAGATTATTTTGGCAAAGTTTTTGACCGCAAGTATAGCAGTCATTTCCTACTTAGCTTATGTCTTTTTTGTGGCCAAGGAAAATAAAGTAGTTGCATTTGCACTGACAATGAATGTGGCTGCAACATTTTTGGATATTTCATGGTTTTTACAAGCACTTGAGGAATTTAAAAAGACGGTTATTCGAAATTATGTTATCAAACTGACAAGTTTGGCATTGATTTTCATTTTTGTAAAAAAAGAATCGGATGTTTTAAAGTACACATTAATTTTACAAGGATCAATGGTGCTTGGAAATCTCAGTCTTTGGTTTGGTCTTAAGAAGTATCTTGTGCCAGTGAAAGTGTTAAAGTGGGGAACTTTTGAACATTTAAGAAATAGTTTAGTCTACTTTGTACCGACACTTGCAACAACGCTCTATGCTTACTTTGATAAGACAATGATTGGTTTGATTACACATTCTTCGGTTCAAAATGGTTACTATGAGCAGGCCTATAAGTTGGAAAATATTTCCATTACTGTGGTGAGTTCATTAAGTGTCGTCATTATGCCAAGAATTGCCTATTTGTTTAGCTCAAATAATAATTCAGAAATTCAAAAGATTTTAAAGAAATCATCATCTGTGATGATGATGATTTCAGTGCCGATTTGTATGGGAATTATTGCTGTCTCAGAAACCTTAGTACCTTGGTTTTTGGGAGAAAAGTTTATTCCTGCGACTCCAATTTTAAAGCTCTTTGCGACTTTGGTTGTCATTGATAGTATAAAGGATTTTTATGGAACGCAAATCTTGATTCCAATGAAAAAGCAAAAGTTTTATAATGTCATAATGATTACAGGTGTATTGATGAATTTGGTATTAAACTATGTCTTTATTATCCGCTATCAGGCATTGGGGGCTTGTATTGCATCTATTATTTCAGAAATTTTTATTGCAGTTGTCTTTGCAGTAAAGTGCAAGAGTGTATTGCACTTTAAAGAAATTTTAGGTAGCTTTTTGAAATATATCCTTGCAGGAGTCTTGATGGGACTTTTGGTCTATCAATTTAATAAGATGCATATGCGAGGAGCATTAAGAATTGCCAGTCAGGTGATTTCAGGTGGTATAAGTTATGTAGTGTTGCTGATGATTTTCAGGGATCAAGTTATCCTTGAATTTATCAATAAATTTAGAGGAAGAATGTTAGGGAGAAGGGAGTTGTAA
- a CDS encoding glycosyltransferase family 4 protein — MKKNILFISNYPSPYRVEFFNQLGAVDEINLTVIFLENPSQQTHRSKDWFNTDYSFFQAVFLTKKISLGGKRVIHPELLSWVKKPFDEIIFGGYSYPSFMWAMEFLKRNKRPFSMEADGGLISEDSTIKYKIKSHFLSMPSKWYSSGRVTSEYLTHYGADASKIVTYPFSSLCQKDLMKKEDLAKKKEESRALLGFSSDQRIALNIGQFIHRKGVDVLLKAIAKVDPEILFLIVGGKPTEEYQEIIEKEKISNVKFLDFMPKDKLSYYYDAADFFVCPTREDIWGLVINEAMAHGLPTISTDRCGAGVELIEDGQSGFVVKTGDVDALAQAIQKISKMDLKAMGEKALERVQGYTIEEMVKVHIRSFMS, encoded by the coding sequence ATGAAAAAGAATATTCTTTTTATTTCTAATTATCCATCACCATACCGAGTGGAGTTTTTTAACCAACTCGGTGCGGTAGATGAAATCAATTTAACTGTTATTTTTCTAGAGAACCCGTCACAACAGACTCATCGTTCAAAGGACTGGTTTAATACAGATTATTCCTTTTTTCAGGCGGTCTTTTTGACAAAAAAGATTTCTCTTGGAGGAAAGAGAGTGATTCATCCAGAATTACTCTCTTGGGTAAAAAAGCCATTTGATGAAATTATTTTTGGTGGCTATTCCTACCCCTCCTTTATGTGGGCTATGGAGTTTTTAAAGCGCAACAAGAGACCGTTTAGCATGGAAGCAGATGGCGGGTTAATTTCCGAAGATAGTACAATAAAATATAAGATTAAGTCCCATTTTTTGAGTATGCCAAGTAAGTGGTATAGTAGTGGAAGGGTGACAAGTGAGTATTTGACGCACTATGGAGCAGATGCGAGCAAGATTGTGACCTATCCATTTTCTTCTCTTTGTCAAAAGGATTTGATGAAGAAAGAAGACTTGGCAAAGAAAAAAGAGGAGAGCAGAGCACTTTTAGGATTTTCAAGTGATCAAAGGATTGCTTTAAATATTGGGCAATTTATTCACCGCAAGGGTGTGGATGTTTTGTTAAAGGCAATTGCTAAGGTCGATCCAGAGATTCTGTTCTTGATTGTTGGTGGAAAGCCAACAGAGGAATATCAAGAAATTATTGAAAAAGAAAAAATTTCTAATGTTAAATTTTTAGATTTTATGCCAAAAGATAAATTGAGTTATTATTATGATGCTGCAGATTTTTTTGTCTGTCCAACAAGAGAAGATATTTGGGGATTGGTCATCAATGAGGCTATGGCTCATGGGTTGCCAACCATTAGTACTGATCGCTGTGGTGCAGGAGTTGAGCTGATCGAAGATGGTCAGAGTGGATTTGTAGTAAAGACAGGGGATGTAGATGCCTTGGCACAGGCAATTCAAAAAATTTCAAAGATGGATTTAAAGGCGATGGGAGAGAAGGCACTGGAGAGAGTGCAAGGATACACCATTGAAGAAATGGTAAAAGTACATATTCGTTCATTTATGAGTTAG
- a CDS encoding glycosyltransferase, whose amino-acid sequence MKIEKLLFSVIIPVYNTRDYLPMAIESVLKQDCTDYEIIVIDDDSSDGSREVVEGYEKRGEIIAAYNEKNQGLSAARNQGIEMARGEYIVFLDSDDYFSRDALSNFRKKIEEYDQPDIIAGHAYRLNGTCISKKRGNKSPIVGVMKGRDFLEDGYRRDYLFACSQFYIYRRDFIEEKNLRFKEGLVHEDELFTPKAMICAQRVVDGDFEFYYHRNRPGSISNKREKKHVEDIRTLCKELEQFLEDRGESPKNTCYLRDHMAVLYMSATSVGLENHFLDVKTANSDKNFPFRNAKRRMTIGKAIIYAGSPRVYVFLKKGLTKIKKAWNLVSKDCFFRRAVL is encoded by the coding sequence ATGAAAATAGAAAAACTTCTATTTAGTGTAATTATACCTGTCTACAATACCAGAGACTACTTGCCTATGGCGATTGAATCTGTGCTCAAGCAGGACTGCACAGATTATGAAATTATTGTGATTGATGATGATTCAAGTGATGGTTCCAGAGAAGTTGTCGAAGGATATGAAAAGCGTGGAGAGATCATTGCGGCATACAATGAAAAAAATCAAGGTCTTTCGGCAGCAAGGAATCAAGGGATAGAAATGGCCAGAGGGGAGTATATCGTCTTTTTGGACAGTGATGACTACTTCTCAAGAGATGCCCTTAGTAATTTTAGGAAAAAGATTGAAGAATATGATCAACCTGATATTATTGCAGGACATGCCTATCGCTTGAATGGCACTTGTATCAGTAAAAAGAGAGGAAATAAAAGTCCCATTGTGGGGGTTATGAAGGGACGAGATTTTCTTGAGGACGGGTACCGCAGAGACTATCTTTTTGCATGTAGTCAATTTTACATCTATCGACGAGACTTTATTGAGGAAAAAAATTTGAGATTTAAGGAAGGTCTTGTCCATGAGGATGAGTTATTTACCCCCAAAGCTATGATTTGTGCTCAACGAGTGGTGGATGGGGATTTTGAGTTTTACTATCATCGAAATCGCCCAGGCTCAATTTCAAATAAAAGGGAAAAAAAGCATGTGGAAGATATCCGCACATTGTGTAAGGAATTGGAACAGTTTTTAGAAGATAGGGGAGAGAGTCCAAAGAATACTTGTTACTTGAGAGACCATATGGCTGTTCTCTATATGAGTGCCACTAGTGTGGGACTAGAAAATCATTTTTTAGATGTGAAGACAGCTAATTCAGATAAAAACTTTCCATTTCGCAATGCGAAACGCCGAATGACCATTGGGAAAGCGATTATCTATGCAGGATCACCAAGGGTTTATGTATTTCTC
- a CDS encoding LicD family protein encodes MDKKSLRQAQLAQLLLAKETKKICEKHNLNYFLLAGSALGAVRHKGFIPWDDDLDIGMLREDYDKFMEYAKEELPKTIFMQTWDTDENYALPFLKLRLEGTKFVERNTKDVDLHKGIYIDIFPFDNVPADEQAQKKQAKETSFYWKCLLAKNHYVLWDDKDWKKKSIYRLVRMATSVMSKKQIQAKIDAQMLAYNGQKTEEVVAIGGSYGYWKEKKKRLWLETTEIVRFEDDYFPIPKAYDAYLKSLYGDYMKLPPEDQRENRHNICEFDLGNYTFEG; translated from the coding sequence ATGGATAAGAAGTCATTGCGACAGGCACAGCTTGCACAGCTGTTGCTTGCAAAGGAAACGAAAAAAATCTGTGAGAAACATAATCTCAATTATTTTTTGCTCGCAGGATCGGCATTGGGTGCCGTTCGTCACAAGGGATTTATTCCATGGGATGATGATTTGGACATTGGTATGCTTCGAGAGGACTATGACAAGTTTATGGAATATGCAAAGGAGGAGTTGCCAAAGACCATCTTTATGCAGACTTGGGATACTGATGAAAATTATGCACTTCCATTTTTGAAGTTGCGTCTAGAGGGAACAAAGTTTGTGGAGAGAAACACAAAGGATGTGGATTTGCACAAGGGAATCTACATTGACATTTTTCCATTTGACAATGTACCAGCTGATGAGCAGGCACAAAAGAAGCAGGCGAAGGAGACCTCTTTTTATTGGAAATGTCTGTTAGCTAAGAATCATTATGTGCTCTGGGATGATAAAGATTGGAAGAAAAAATCCATTTATCGATTGGTTCGCATGGCAACGAGTGTGATGTCAAAAAAGCAAATTCAGGCAAAGATTGATGCACAGATGTTGGCCTATAATGGACAAAAGACAGAGGAAGTTGTGGCTATAGGTGGCTCTTATGGCTACTGGAAGGAAAAGAAGAAGAGGCTCTGGTTAGAGACTACCGAGATTGTGCGCTTTGAGGACGATTATTTTCCAATTCCAAAGGCCTATGACGCATATTTAAAGAGCTTGTATGGTGACTATATGAAGTTGCCACCAGAGGATCAAAGAGAAAATCGACACAATATTTGTGAATTTGATCTTGGAAATTATACATTTGAGGGATAG
- a CDS encoding glycosyltransferase, giving the protein MKILLINSVCGIGSTGKICGAIAKEYEKKGYEVKIAYGRDAQVPEEYRKYAVQIGNSTEVKMHALKSKLWDAHGLGSKKATKEFLEWATKYNPDELWLHNIHGYYIHYELLFDWIKSRPKMKVYWTLHDCWAFTGHCAYFSYVGCEKWKSGCGGCPQLKEYPSSLGVDNSDKNFQRKKKAFLGVKDMTLITPSKWLASLVKESFLGQYPIKVSYNTIDHNIFKPTPGNFREKYGIKNKKVVLGVASVWEPRKGLDDFLQLSSMLSDDYAIVLIGLSKKQCENLPKNVIGIERTNNQEELAMIYTTADVFVNPSKEETFGMTTVEALACGATPIVYKGTACEEIVDMYGGIAVNMDINSLYKAIVSVAESGGQE; this is encoded by the coding sequence ATGAAGATACTGCTTATAAACTCAGTTTGTGGAATTGGCAGTACAGGAAAGATTTGTGGGGCAATTGCGAAAGAATACGAAAAAAAAGGTTATGAAGTCAAAATTGCCTATGGTAGAGATGCACAGGTTCCCGAGGAATATCGAAAGTATGCAGTGCAAATTGGAAATAGCACAGAAGTAAAGATGCATGCACTAAAGAGCAAACTTTGGGATGCCCATGGTTTGGGAAGTAAGAAGGCGACAAAGGAGTTTCTTGAGTGGGCAACAAAGTACAATCCAGATGAATTGTGGTTGCACAATATTCATGGCTATTATATTCATTATGAGTTGCTCTTTGACTGGATTAAGTCAAGACCGAAGATGAAGGTCTATTGGACATTGCATGATTGTTGGGCATTTACAGGACATTGTGCATATTTTTCTTATGTTGGCTGTGAAAAATGGAAGAGTGGATGCGGAGGTTGTCCACAATTAAAGGAGTATCCAAGTAGCCTTGGAGTAGACAATAGTGATAAGAATTTTCAAAGAAAAAAGAAGGCCTTTTTGGGTGTAAAGGATATGACATTGATTACACCTTCGAAATGGTTGGCTAGTTTAGTCAAAGAGAGCTTTCTTGGACAATATCCAATAAAAGTTAGTTACAATACGATTGATCACAATATCTTTAAGCCAACTCCAGGAAATTTTCGGGAGAAATATGGCATTAAGAATAAAAAAGTGGTGCTTGGTGTAGCTAGTGTGTGGGAGCCAAGAAAAGGGCTTGATGATTTCTTACAGTTATCTTCTATGCTCAGTGATGATTATGCCATTGTGTTGATTGGATTGTCAAAGAAACAATGTGAGAATTTACCAAAGAATGTTATTGGCATTGAAAGGACCAATAATCAGGAGGAATTGGCCATGATTTATACCACAGCAGATGTCTTTGTCAATCCTAGTAAAGAAGAAACTTTTGGAATGACGACGGTGGAAGCTTTGGCTTGTGGTGCAACACCAATTGTATATAAGGGAACAGCTTGTGAGGAGATTGTTGATATGTATGGTGGCATTGCAGTGAACATGGATATCAACAGTTTGTATAAAGCCATTGTATCCGTTGCAGAGAGTGGGGGACAAGAGTAG
- the wzy gene encoding O-antigen polysaccharide polymerase Wzy, with protein sequence MVVSARKLGSLIFLAVLLVVIGYVILHVKEHERYDVYIVFTFYLNIGIFLIHILKEVSKRSFSFCLFFDMFALFFFGFAALLQFFTNQFIWRLQAESAEVLICNLIIFLWAVFFYSGRNVKIVLKGNDFNKKYTMRKNARYILCFFSIFIMLYYIKTIGLSNLFLRSTNSYGETVDTTTALLAVHGLRNISLYSLAFNIVYCRKQGKVDAICIIAAVCFLVSCFPTAVSRNVAAAYYMGLIILTFPKVRKTQWLPIILIVGLVVVFPLLGNMRNATSTTEGMEMVQGTSLGDTYLTGDYDAFSMIMIIRRYVLDNGATLGRQLLGVLLFFVPRKIWPTKPIGTGATVIGPVMSQSFANVSAPLIGEAYVNGGMLGTIVMGFIVGIMTGSADNKYWKTKDEFARVRMIYPFNLLQFFFMMRGDLLSSWAYFFATYFVGSVIWKLSVIEEKA encoded by the coding sequence ATGGTAGTTTCAGCACGAAAGCTAGGAAGTTTAATCTTTCTTGCTGTATTGTTAGTGGTCATTGGCTATGTCATATTGCATGTCAAAGAGCACGAGAGATATGATGTCTATATTGTATTTACCTTTTATTTAAATATTGGTATCTTTTTAATCCATATTTTGAAGGAAGTGAGCAAGCGAAGCTTTAGTTTTTGTCTGTTTTTTGATATGTTTGCCCTATTTTTCTTTGGATTTGCAGCACTTTTGCAGTTTTTTACCAATCAATTTATATGGAGATTACAGGCTGAAAGTGCAGAAGTTTTAATTTGTAATCTTATTATTTTTCTTTGGGCAGTCTTCTTTTATTCAGGACGCAATGTAAAGATTGTGTTAAAGGGAAATGATTTTAATAAGAAGTATACAATGCGAAAAAATGCAAGATACATTTTATGCTTCTTTTCCATTTTTATTATGTTGTACTATATTAAGACCATTGGACTTTCAAACTTATTTCTTAGAAGTACAAATTCCTATGGTGAAACTGTAGATACGACGACGGCATTGCTTGCAGTGCATGGCTTGAGAAATATTTCTTTGTATTCTTTGGCCTTTAATATTGTGTACTGTAGGAAGCAGGGAAAGGTCGATGCCATTTGTATTATTGCTGCGGTGTGTTTTTTGGTCAGTTGTTTTCCAACAGCAGTATCAAGAAATGTAGCTGCGGCCTACTATATGGGACTGATTATTTTGACTTTTCCAAAAGTTAGAAAGACGCAGTGGTTGCCCATTATTTTGATTGTTGGTCTAGTCGTCGTCTTCCCTTTGCTTGGAAATATGAGAAACGCAACGTCGACAACAGAGGGAATGGAAATGGTACAGGGAACATCTCTTGGAGATACTTATCTGACAGGAGATTATGATGCCTTTTCGATGATTATGATTATTCGAAGATATGTTCTTGATAATGGGGCGACATTAGGAAGACAGTTGTTAGGTGTATTGCTCTTTTTTGTGCCAAGAAAAATATGGCCAACAAAGCCGATTGGTACTGGTGCAACGGTAATTGGTCCAGTAATGAGTCAGTCATTTGCCAATGTATCTGCTCCTCTCATTGGAGAGGCTTATGTCAATGGTGGTATGTTAGGAACCATTGTGATGGGATTTATTGTGGGCATAATGACGGGTAGTGCAGACAATAAGTATTGGAAGACCAAAGATGAATTTGCTAGAGTGAGAATGATTTATCCATTTAATTTGCTACAATTTTTCTTTATGATGAGAGGTGATTTGCTGTCATCATGGGCGTATTTTTTTGCGACTTATTTTGTAGGAAGTGTGATATGGAAGTTATCAGTGATAGAGGAGAAAGCATAA